The proteins below are encoded in one region of Colletotrichum lupini chromosome 5, complete sequence:
- a CDS encoding subtilase — MMRLAIMRLTTAVAILSFTGASLARFGRQQQTLSENRSSGTRRFIVELAKDSDFKQLETELSAFAGATVYKSFRSPVFTGVSVELTGNDEEDLRFLRGASNVWPSRRVQRAMVENGQEFSGGVSGNNYNIHGITGVQRLHERGILGKGVKVAVVDAGVDYTHPALGGGFGEGFKVMGGYDLVGDSGEIRMTSTSSHSSGDTDEETLIEAFLMAHNDGADIITASIGGRGGFSSNAWAEIASRLVDQGVVVTISAGNTGEGGAFLGENGQAGRSVLSVASTEPSYVPGMPFEVTFDYGNGDVNKSRYGFFYGGLTHNFPLNSSLPITALSFDPLNTTIGCRFLPPGTVNLTGALAMVPRGGCNGFNKRYALQSAGAKYMLLFNDNETFPMPNSYDVYRTEGITEHAVGVEILAALAKGARVTARFFNESGSGLVNLKNPAVVSSYFTSMGGLYDLQIKPDIAAPGSNIFSTIPQGKYGLKSGTSMATPYVAGIAALFISKHGGRKVHGTGFGKMLSARILSSGDSLPWNNGLNMTDYGTTRAPIFQLGNGLVNATKVLDYRTELSYAKFALNDTTNFRALHSLMITNNCTGPITYSFCVETAGTYEVLDDRDNIKMGPQYTGLVPLATPLVPNVTFPKEFTVGPGETKEAKFTFEHPKGGNHSAMPLYSGKIRIHGSNGEQLSVPYMGIASDLRKTFKKMFVDEYPYINSGTDDTPMVYKTNFSFDLSLESQDFPKLYMNFRWGCSVLRWDIFERGWEEKSWGTYPPVPGKGGFVGHAATWDNERHATVFDPDNDNEFDLIRGPMGELSREDYNYAPWRAWWLGRFSDGSKIKTGNYTMRVAALSPFGDPTKSDHWDIWRRDFMVVGNQTSPDSSVPDVGLQHG, encoded by the exons ATGATGAGA CTAGCCATCATGCGTCTGACAACTGCAGTCGCGATCTTGTCCTTCACGGGCGCGAGTCTGGCTCGTTTTGGACGACAGCAGCAGACCCTGAGCGAGAATCGATCCTCCGGAACGAGACGCTTCATCGTGGAGCTCGCGAAA GACTCGGATTTCAAGCAGCTCGAGACAGAGTTATCCGCTTTCGCCGGTGCGACAGTGTACAAAAGTTTCCGCAGTCCTGTCTTTACCGGAGTCAGCGTCGAGTTGACGGGCAACGACGAGGAGGACCTGCGTTTTCTCCGCGGTGCGAGCAACGTTTGGCCATCGCGCAGAGTCCAGAGGGCCATGGTCGAGAATGGCCAGGAGTTCAGTGGAGGTGTCTCGGGGAACAACTACAACATTCACGGCATCACTGGTGTTCAAAGGCTTCATGAGAGAGGAATTCTAGGCAAGGGTGTCAAAGTGGCTGTTGTTGATGCTGGTGTTGACTATACACATCCCGCT CTTGGTGGTGGTTTCGGTGAGGGCTTCAAGGTCATGGGCGGATATGATCTCGTCGGCGACTCAGGTGAGATCAGGATGACCAGCACGTCTTCACACAGC AGTGGCGATACAGATGAAGAGACGCTGATTGAGGCGTTCTTAATGGCTCATAATGATGGC GCCGACATCATCACCGCCTCGATCGGAGGTCGTGGAGGGTTCTCGTCCAACGCCTGGGCCGAGATTGCTTCCCGTCTCGTGGACCAAGGCGTTGTCGTGACGATTTCCGCGGGCAACACGGGTGAAGGCGGTGCTTTCCTCGGGGAAAACGGTCAAGCCGGACGAAGCGTACTCTCAGTGGCGTCTACTGAGCCCTCATACGTCCCTGGGATGCCCTTTGAGGTGACATTTGACTACGGAAACGGCGACGTCAACAAGTCGAGGTACGGATTCTTCTATGGTGGCCTCACACATAACTTCCCCCTCAACTCGAGTCTTCCCATAACCGCGCTGTCCTTTGACCCTCTCAACACCACAATCGGATGCCGCTTCTTGCCACCGGGGACGGTAAACTTGACTGGTGCTCTTGCTATGGTTCCCCGTGGTGGCTGTAACGGTTTCAACAAACGATATGCCCTTCAGTCTGCCGGCGCCAAGTACATGCTGCTGTTCAACGACAACGAAACTTTCCCGATGCCCAACAGCTATGACGTTTATCGTACAGAGGGCATCACGGAGCATGCTGTTGGGGTCGAGATCCTTGCCGCGCTCGCAAAAGGGGCTAGGGTTACGGCCCGGTTCTTCAACGAGTCCGGTTCGGGTCTGGTTAACTTGAAGAACCCCGCCGTTGTCAGCTCCTACTTCACTTCCATGGGTGGACTGTACGATCTCCAGATCAAACCAGATATCGCAGCTCCAGGAAGCAACATCTTTTCCACCATCCCGCAGGGGAAATATGGCTTAAAGTCGGGCACGTCAATGGCTACGCCGTACGTGGCAGGTATAGCTGCACTCTTCATCTCGAAGCACGGCGGCAGAAAGGTCCACGGCACCGGGTTCGGCAAGATGCTCTCAGCCAGGATCCTGTCCAGTGGCGATTCGCTTCCGTGGAATAATGGGCTGAACATGACAGACTATGGGACGACGCGGGCCCCAATCTTCCAACTAGGCAACGGCTTGGTCAACGCTACCAAGGTTCTGGACTACCGGACCGAGCTCTCGTACGCCAAGTTTGCGCTCAACGACACAACAAACTTCCGTGCTTTGCACTCTCTCATGATTACGAACAATTGCACTGGTCCGATTACGTACAGCTTTTGCGTCGAGACTGCAGGGACGTACGAGGTCCTCGATGATAGGGACAACATCAAGATGGGCCCCCAGTATACGGGGTTGGTTCCATTGGCTACGCCGTTGGTCCCGAACGTGACGTTTCCCAAGGAGTTTACCGTTGGTCCAGGAGAGACCAAAGAGGCAAA ATTCACATTCGAACACCCCAAAGGCGGAAACCATTCAGCCATGCCCCTTTACAGCGGCAAGATTCGCATCCACGGCTCCAACGGGGAGCAGCTCTCGGTGCCTTACATGGGCATCGCCTCCGATCTACGCAAGACCTTTAAGAAGATGTTTGTGGACGAATACCCGTATATCAACTCGGGAACGGATGACACTCCTATGGTATACAAGACCAA CTTCTCCTTTGACCTTTCCCTGGAATCACAGGATTTTCCGAAACTCTACATGAACTTCCGATGGGGTTGCTCTGTTCTACGCTGGGATATCTTTGAGCGCGGATGGGAAGAGAAGAGCTGGGGGACGTATCCGCCTGTTCCTGGAAAAGGTGGATTTGTTGGACATGCTGCGACCTGG GACAACGAAAGGCACGCTACCGTCTTTGACCCCGATAACGACAACGAATTCGACCTCATCCGGGGTCCCATGGGAGAGCTCTCGAGGGAAGACTACAACTATGCACCCTGGAGGGCTTGGTGGCTTGGTAGGTTCTCTGACGGCTCGAAGATCAAAACTGGAAACTACAC TATGCGAGTTGCTGCGCTGAGTCCGTTTGGAGACCCGACGAAGAGCGATCACTGGGATATCTGGAGGCGAGACTTCATGGTTGTTGGCAATCAAACATCGCCTGACAGTTCAGTCCCAGATGTTGGTTTACAACACGGCTGA
- a CDS encoding Gpi16 subunit, with protein sequence MMRQFLAAILFSCLASFGLAADYHEQLNLRPLPLSALLASFNFRSNTSLSDFDLQNFRYFPRSLGQILQYAGTRELHLRFSLGRWDAESWGSRPWDGQREGGTGVELWAWLEAETDEEADQKWLTLTNALSGLFCASLNFVDGTRTTRPVMSFQPEGDHPEASIPNMQLLHGVLPKEVVCTENLTPFLKLLPCKGKAGISSLLDGHKLFDSSFQSMAIDIKPVCPEGQECILQIEQTIDMVLDIDRSKRPRDNPIPRPPPGHELKCDTSKPYHNDETCYPTGLTTGQEWTLSQIFGKSIKGTCPLTDEDVPPVCIEVPHTRGVYTSGGATEILNPNGASRCFKIGADSELEIVLPLEDKEGQDPTKELVEPPTPLIYAERSFTGHGQEHGGMQAILTNPSKDTEVEFIYMESLPWFMRVYLHTLNARIEGSSGSQPSIVEDIYYRPAVDRARGTQLELRMRIPPASTVFLTYDFEKSILRYTEYPPDANRGFDIAAAVITTLSPRTQSTRTTTLLLNLPTPDFSMPYNVIIFTSTAIALAFGGMYNILVRRLVGADEGPSPVLKAKIAGLLAKLKGIRSAKK encoded by the exons ATGATGCGCCAATTTCTGGCGGCCATTCTTTTCTCTTGCCTCGCCTCCTTTGGCCTGGCTGCGGATTACCACGAGCAGCTGAACCTCCGCCCGCTGCCCCTGTCCGCCCTCCTTGCGAGCTTCAACTTCCGGTCCAATACATCGCTATCTGATTTCGACTTGCAAAACTTCCGATACTTCCCCCGGTCGTTGGGTCAGATTCTTCAATATGCCGGGACGAGAGAGCTTCATCTGAGATTCAGCTTGGGAAGATGGGATGCCGAGAGCTGGGGAAGTCGGCCTTGGGATGGTCAGCGCGAAGGCGGGACGGGCGTGGAGCTATGGGCATGGCTTGAGGCCGAGACGGACGAGGA GGCGGATCAGAAGTGGTTGACCCTCACCAATGCTCTTTCAGGACTCTTCTGCGCATCGCTTAACTTCGTCGACGGAACCCGAACCACCCGACCGGTCATGTCATTCCAACCCGAGGGTGACCACCCCGAAGCATCCATCCCGAACATGCAGCTCCTCCATGGCGTTCTGCCAAAGGAGGTGGTGTGTACAGAGAACTTGACACCCTTCTTGAAGCTGCTCCCTTGCAAGGGAAAGGCGGGCATCTCGAGTCTGCTAGACGGCCACAAGCTCTTCGATTCCTCCTTCCAAAGCATGGCCATCGATATCAAGCCTGTCTGCCCCGAGGGCCAGGAGTGTATTCTACAAATCGAGCAGACTATTGACATGGTTCTCGACATTGACCGATCCAAGCGACCAAGAGACAACCCGATTCCCCGTCCACCCCCTGGACACGAGTTGAAGTGCGATACCTCCAAGCCGTATCACAACGACGAAACATGCTATCCTACCGGCCTTACCACTGGTCAGGAATGGACACTGTCCCAAATTTTCGGAAAGTCGATCAAAGGCACATGCCCTCTGACAGACGAGGATGTGCCTCCAGTCTGTATTGAGGTTCCCCACACCCGAGGTGTGTATACGTCTGGCGGAGCTACGGAGATCTTGAACCCCAATGGAGCATCGCGCTGCTTCAAAATTGGTGCAGATTCAGAGCTAGAAATTGTTCTCCCCTTGGAAGACAAGGAGGGACAGGATCCTACCAAGGAATTGGTCGAACCGCCCACTCCTCTCATCTACGCTGAGCGCAGTTTCACTGGACACGGACAAGAGCATGGCGGTATGCAAGCCATTCTTACGAACCCAAGCAAGGACACGGAGGTCGAGTTCATCTACATGGAATCGCTTCCCTGGTTTATGCGAGTTTACCTCCATACTCTCAACGCGCGCATCGAGGGATCGTCAGGTTCGCAGCCGTCGATTGTCGAGGACATTTACTACCGCCCGGCTGTCGACCGTGCCAGAGGCACACAGCTTGAGCTGCGGATGCGTATCCCTCCCGCTTCTACAGTCTTTCTCACCTACGACTTTGAAAAGTCGATTCTTCGTTACACTGAGTACCCACCCGACGCCAATCGCGGTTTCGACATTGCCGCGGCAGTCATTACTACTCTCAGCCCCCGTACGCAAAGTACACGCACTACCACGCTGCTGTTGAATCTGCCCACACCAGACTTTAGCATGCCTTACAATGTCATCATCTTCACCTCGACGGCGATCGCACTCGCTTTCGGCGGCATGTATAATATCCTAGTTCGAAGACTGGTTGGCGCTGATGAAGGCCCCAGTCCAGTCCTCAAGGCCAAAATAGCTGGTCTCTTGGCGAAGCTCAAGGGCATTCGGTCAGCCAAGAAATAA
- a CDS encoding mutagen sensitive-41 — MSHAKKDKVRHEVQSNSTTPCVILLTAGAGGVGLTLTAANHVILCEYWWTQSEELQALSRCYRQGQEATVHVWRVRSLNSAMELNVQRTAKAKATVTGDIAKWLVRDLAWNSIVEFNRDPGLFCRKSHLGSLAIREIIDVSLDDEKECHLVLGVTSLPWM, encoded by the exons ATGTCTCATGCTAAGAAAGACAAGGTGCGCCACGAAGTGCAAAGCAACAGCACTACACCCTGCGTCATCCTACTCACTGCGGGAGCTGGGGGTGTTGGACTGACTCTCACTGCGGCCAACCACGTGATACTCTGCGAGTACTGGTGGACGCAGTCGGAGGAGCTTCAAGCCCTGTCGCGCTGTTATCGGCAGGGTCAAGAGGCAACGGTACACGTTTGGCGCGTGCGATCGCTCAACTCCGCCATGGAACTTAATGTGCAGCGGACGGCGAAGGCCAAGGCCACGGTCACGGGAGACATCGCTAAGTGGCTCGTTAGGGATCTTGCGTGGAACTCCATCGTCGAATTCAACCGAGACCCTGGGTTGTTTTGCCGCAAGAGTCACTTGGGCTCTCTTGC TATACGCGAAATCATTGACGTCTCTCTTGATGATGAGAAGGAATGCCACTTGGTCCTCGGTGTCACATCGTTGCCATGGATGTGA